From one Flavobacterium sp. N502536 genomic stretch:
- a CDS encoding type IX secretion system membrane protein PorP/SprF yields the protein MERKLHVLILGLLLSKFSANAQQGAQYTQYMYNTLAINPAYVGTREAISITGLNRTQWSGIDGAPRTMNLSVSGPISEKIGLGASVVYDQIGPSNETLIAADISYNARLNYDYWLFFGLKASAALLNIDYTKLNPYNTNDLVFQNNVHDFSPNIGAGIFLMSENTYVGISTPILIDTSDFDERKDIVARRRIHYYGMAGHVFEMSDNVKFKPTVLLDYVNGNALQINLSANFLVYNKLTLGTAYRWNAAVSALIGVQLTKGLFVGYTYDADTTKLGKYNSGSHELFFRFDLPIRIMRDCSCSSARFF from the coding sequence ATGGAGAGAAAACTACATGTTTTAATATTAGGGTTACTGTTGAGTAAATTCAGTGCAAATGCACAGCAGGGTGCCCAGTATACACAGTATATGTATAATACTTTAGCAATAAACCCTGCCTACGTGGGAACTCGTGAAGCGATTAGTATTACTGGATTAAACCGAACGCAGTGGTCAGGAATTGACGGAGCTCCAAGAACAATGAATTTATCAGTAAGTGGCCCCATTTCAGAAAAAATAGGTTTAGGTGCATCTGTTGTTTATGATCAAATTGGTCCTTCAAATGAAACTTTAATTGCTGCCGATATATCTTATAATGCAAGATTGAATTATGATTACTGGCTGTTCTTTGGTCTTAAAGCATCTGCTGCGCTATTGAATATTGATTATACGAAACTAAATCCCTACAATACAAATGATTTAGTTTTTCAAAATAACGTACATGATTTTTCGCCCAATATCGGTGCAGGGATTTTTTTAATGTCTGAGAATACCTATGTGGGAATTTCGACTCCTATATTAATCGATACGAGCGATTTTGACGAGCGAAAAGATATAGTAGCCCGTAGAAGAATTCATTATTACGGGATGGCCGGACATGTTTTTGAAATGTCAGATAATGTAAAATTCAAACCGACTGTTCTATTAGACTATGTCAATGGAAATGCGTTACAAATTAATCTCTCGGCTAATTTTTTAGTTTACAATAAGTTGACACTTGGAACAGCATACAGGTGGAATGCTGCTGTTAGTGCTTTGATTGGAGTTCAGCTAACAAAGGGACTGTTTGTCGGATATACCTATGATGCCGACACAACGAAGTTAGGAAAGTACAACTCGGGATCCCATGAACTTTTTTTTCGATTTGATTTACCTATAAGAATTATGAGAGATTGCTCTTGTTCATCGGCGCGTTTTTTTTAA
- a CDS encoding histidine kinase yields MKQFLIVLILLVFQSVQSQFRNQFVIVDSRNGLKSDFVYSVSEGLQHNIWIATNNGMTRFNGSTFKNFSIENGLDSNDIVYSQIDSKNRIWVCDYYYGLKYIKEHQVFYIKVARKIPGLFFCFENKGSIYFSSVTNGECYLLTPGNSFIPYKPKKKDTEIHRYDQKTKTYYGYDRFFKRHFVIEPGNKFRLKPFYKARQSNIDLHRFGLYTQSAKIDSSNQKLLYNFYYNKVDHLIDDLKQITPLYTAKDTLKLHSLTAAGQKTKGTEFKNIGDLIRLNGKEFKSVFVDSGKNFWLIDEKNRLYFVKYSGLEIQNNVNYKLFGSNDIFIEKSRLEGDKLYFIASTNLFGVVDVTNFEVKIIRKFEGKLFNLFFSGDDICLISNKGKYFYNKKTNDFSFKEINAKLNLEKSFIDNDNNLYAIEKNFIESEHNERITFDFTDIRFKYFCLNNNLGVVGNEEMVASYNFATKEKNKNTAIKQTSFIRKMKDGVIVGTGSRMVFFLDNNLKIQQKIRLKDNCYFIKYYDDKVYLATYNDITVYNRTNGKWHFFNRINFDEGILRGRILDMAFQKDKFIVITDNGISVIKNSYLEKTASAEVQILDFLVGEKSILNAKDRSIKQGKYGNIMIRTSLRTFDNKDCFEIFYRLVKNGNYDDTSWSRLQNRNVLFNDLPHGNYIFEVCARNLRDTSQKSFKEVSFKVEPYFWETNSFFIAVMAMYLTMVFYFLRYFRKKINQRNKLKLELITLELKSLKNQMKPHFLFNALNNLQGILFTKGIEEANLFLNKFAQLLRSTLEVTRDKITSLEEEMAYIKTYLDFEQLRSNNELFVTYKIEETLDLKSIEIPVMVVQTIVENAIMHGLNASKNRKELLIEIYSLNNSLKIIIEDNGVGRRKSGSTQSLDHKPLASLIIQERFRILTKLRKRSHTLEIKDLEKDGVACGTRVIITVPLYYFEFDGSSE; encoded by the coding sequence ATGAAACAATTTTTGATCGTTTTAATTTTATTAGTTTTTCAAAGCGTACAGTCGCAATTTCGCAATCAGTTTGTGATTGTGGATTCGCGAAACGGATTGAAGTCAGATTTCGTATATAGCGTAAGCGAAGGTTTGCAGCACAACATCTGGATTGCGACAAACAATGGTATGACGCGTTTTAATGGAAGTACTTTTAAAAATTTCTCGATCGAAAATGGACTTGATTCCAATGATATTGTATATTCTCAAATTGATTCTAAAAACAGAATCTGGGTGTGCGATTACTACTATGGACTTAAATACATAAAGGAACATCAGGTTTTTTACATAAAAGTAGCCAGAAAAATTCCAGGGCTTTTTTTTTGTTTTGAGAATAAAGGAAGTATTTATTTCAGTTCGGTAACTAATGGTGAATGTTATTTATTAACTCCTGGGAATTCTTTTATTCCCTACAAACCTAAAAAGAAAGATACTGAAATCCATAGATACGATCAAAAGACAAAAACCTATTACGGTTACGATCGCTTTTTTAAAAGACATTTTGTTATAGAACCCGGTAACAAATTCAGGCTAAAACCTTTTTACAAAGCCCGGCAGAGTAATATTGATTTGCATCGTTTTGGTTTGTACACCCAATCTGCAAAAATAGACTCCAGTAATCAAAAATTGCTTTACAATTTTTATTACAATAAAGTGGACCATCTTATTGATGATTTAAAGCAAATTACTCCTTTATATACTGCAAAAGATACGCTAAAACTACATTCTCTTACAGCTGCTGGCCAGAAAACTAAGGGTACGGAGTTTAAAAATATTGGTGATTTGATCAGGCTTAACGGTAAGGAGTTCAAATCGGTTTTTGTGGATTCGGGTAAAAACTTCTGGCTTATTGATGAAAAGAATCGATTGTATTTTGTGAAATACAGCGGTCTGGAAATTCAAAACAATGTCAATTATAAGCTGTTTGGTTCCAACGATATTTTTATCGAAAAGAGTCGTTTAGAGGGTGACAAACTTTATTTTATTGCCAGTACCAATTTATTTGGAGTGGTGGATGTCACAAATTTCGAGGTAAAAATCATTAGAAAGTTTGAAGGAAAACTTTTTAATTTGTTTTTCTCAGGAGATGATATATGTCTTATTAGTAACAAAGGCAAATACTTCTATAATAAAAAAACAAACGATTTTAGTTTTAAGGAGATTAACGCCAAGCTTAATCTGGAAAAAAGTTTCATAGACAATGACAACAATCTATATGCCATTGAAAAAAACTTTATTGAAAGTGAGCACAACGAAAGAATCACATTTGATTTTACGGATATACGTTTTAAATATTTCTGCCTGAACAACAACTTAGGAGTGGTTGGTAACGAAGAGATGGTGGCTTCTTATAATTTTGCCACCAAAGAAAAGAACAAGAATACAGCCATTAAACAAACCAGTTTTATCCGAAAAATGAAAGATGGTGTTATAGTGGGAACCGGCAGCAGAATGGTGTTCTTTTTAGATAATAATTTAAAAATACAGCAGAAAATAAGACTTAAAGACAATTGTTATTTTATAAAATACTATGACGATAAAGTATACTTGGCCACCTATAACGATATTACAGTCTATAATAGAACGAATGGAAAATGGCATTTTTTTAATAGAATAAATTTTGACGAAGGAATATTGCGTGGACGTATTTTAGATATGGCCTTTCAAAAAGATAAGTTTATCGTCATTACTGACAATGGTATTTCGGTGATTAAAAACAGCTATTTAGAAAAAACCGCTTCAGCAGAAGTTCAGATCCTTGATTTTCTTGTGGGTGAAAAATCAATTTTAAATGCAAAAGACAGAAGTATAAAGCAAGGTAAGTATGGCAATATTATGATCAGGACTTCGCTTCGTACATTTGATAATAAAGACTGCTTCGAAATTTTCTATCGATTGGTAAAAAATGGAAATTATGATGATACTTCCTGGAGCCGACTACAGAACAGAAATGTGCTTTTTAATGACTTGCCTCACGGAAACTACATTTTTGAAGTTTGTGCGCGTAATTTAAGAGACACCAGTCAGAAATCTTTTAAAGAAGTCAGTTTTAAAGTCGAACCTTATTTTTGGGAAACCAATTCCTTTTTTATCGCGGTCATGGCGATGTACCTTACGATGGTTTTTTACTTTTTGCGCTATTTTAGAAAAAAAATTAATCAAAGAAACAAGTTAAAATTAGAATTGATTACCCTCGAGCTTAAATCGTTGAAAAATCAAATGAAGCCGCACTTTTTGTTTAATGCCCTAAACAATTTGCAAGGTATATTATTTACAAAAGGAATAGAGGAGGCCAATTTATTTTTAAACAAATTTGCTCAATTGTTGCGGTCTACTTTAGAAGTGACACGGGACAAAATCACCTCTTTAGAGGAAGAAATGGCATATATCAAAACCTATTTGGACTTTGAACAGCTTAGAAGCAATAACGAATTGTTTGTTACTTATAAGATAGAGGAAACACTAGATCTAAAAAGCATTGAAATTCCTGTCATGGTAGTGCAGACCATTGTAGAAAATGCGATCATGCATGGATTAAATGCCAGTAAAAACAGGAAAGAGCTGCTGATCGAAATTTATTCATTGAATAACAGTTTAAAAATCATCATTGAAGACAATGGAGTTGGAAGGAGAAAGTCCGGCAGCACTCAGAGCCTTGATCATAAGCCATTGGCATCTTTAATCATACAAGAAAGATTCCGGATTTTAACCAAACTCAGAAAAAGAAGTCACACTTTAGAAATTAAAGACTTAGAGAAAGATGGTGTAGCTTGTGGCACAAGAGTTATCATAACAGTACCACTTTATTATTTCGAATTTGACGGCTCCTCTGAATAA
- a CDS encoding LytR/AlgR family response regulator transcription factor has protein sequence MISKINAILVDDDFQNLELLKYFLTKFCPLINIIGEASNVEDSIELINKLSPQVVYLDIQLHEKNAFEILDCIDFSEIEIIFVTAYNDYALKAFKYNAIDYIVKPIIIDDIVVATNKVIMKLNEKEQFNHFLKQETEPVRKVVTLPSQSKSIADPPSAAVNTDHITINSLDKIVIMKKEDILFCKSDGRYTTFFLENNMEHVSSKNLGEYSSLLDPVIFFRVHHSYIVNINHITKINKKQGYYCEMSNGAKLPIARRRIDSLKKVLQI, from the coding sequence ATGATATCTAAAATCAATGCCATACTAGTTGACGATGATTTTCAAAATCTGGAATTATTAAAATATTTCCTGACTAAATTCTGTCCTTTAATTAATATTATTGGAGAAGCGAGTAATGTTGAAGATTCTATTGAACTAATTAACAAACTATCACCTCAGGTGGTATATCTGGACATACAGCTTCATGAAAAAAATGCCTTTGAAATTTTAGACTGTATTGATTTTTCAGAAATTGAAATCATTTTTGTAACCGCCTATAATGATTATGCCCTAAAAGCATTTAAATACAATGCGATTGATTATATCGTAAAACCAATCATTATTGATGACATTGTAGTGGCTACCAATAAGGTGATTATGAAATTGAATGAAAAAGAACAATTTAATCATTTTTTAAAACAGGAAACCGAACCAGTTCGTAAAGTAGTAACGCTGCCATCACAATCTAAATCTATAGCAGATCCACCATCAGCTGCGGTCAACACTGATCATATTACGATCAATTCGTTAGACAAAATAGTCATCATGAAGAAAGAGGATATTTTATTTTGTAAGTCTGATGGAAGGTACACCACCTTCTTTCTGGAAAATAACATGGAACATGTCTCAAGCAAAAATTTAGGGGAATACAGCTCACTACTTGATCCGGTCATTTTTTTTAGAGTCCATCATTCCTATATTGTCAATATAAACCATATCACAAAAATTAATAAAAAACAGGGCTATTATTGTGAAATGTCTAATGGAGCTAAACTTCCTATTGCCAGAAGAAGAATTGATAGTTTAAAAAAAGTGCTACAGATATAA
- a CDS encoding PorT family protein: protein MKKVMITALLLCAIVVTAQEKGKSEVRLAYSDASYILLTESFANSLSNTIVSGITGVKYKDAKSTVFGMYEMGYRYNIGERLKIGGDISYMRTEDKFEKSRTNPKTVKRTSNYFMGMVMGQYSYIKTSRLDFYGSGGVGFIGLSTKDQVGGSYKDNALGFAFQINPVGLRVGKAFGAFIELGYGYKGIATGGFNYRFK, encoded by the coding sequence ATGAAAAAAGTAATGATTACAGCGCTGTTATTGTGCGCGATTGTGGTAACTGCACAAGAAAAAGGTAAAAGCGAAGTAAGATTGGCATATAGTGATGCATCGTATATTCTTCTTACTGAGTCGTTTGCTAACTCCTTGAGTAATACCATTGTTTCGGGTATAACTGGAGTCAAATACAAGGATGCCAAGTCTACCGTGTTCGGAATGTACGAAATGGGTTATCGTTACAACATAGGGGAGAGACTTAAGATTGGAGGAGATATAAGCTACATGAGAACGGAGGATAAATTTGAAAAGAGCAGAACAAATCCTAAAACAGTAAAAAGAACAAGTAATTATTTTATGGGAATGGTAATGGGGCAGTACAGTTATATTAAAACCTCCCGATTAGATTTTTACGGTTCTGGCGGCGTGGGGTTTATTGGCTTATCTACAAAGGATCAGGTAGGAGGTTCTTATAAAGATAATGCACTTGGATTTGCTTTTCAGATTAATCCGGTGGGTTTAAGAGTTGGAAAAGCATTTGGTGCATTTATAGAATTAGGCTATGGATATAAAGGAATCGCGACAGGAGGATTTAATTATAGATTTAAATAA
- a CDS encoding L-dopachrome tautomerase-related protein yields the protein MTKFKLAISTMILLATAMTAQQTKEIQHLKFDNLGWEQLGDKLQRKYVYGEQGMLALFKMDKGAKVPLHQHPNEQTTYITKGSVKVSMQGKDYIVSAGEVLIIPGNIPHQFECLEDGTLDIDFFAPPRKDWIEGTASYFGNTDKTATALEVVAAMDIRPGDVAVSAEGRVFATIHPLGSQKMQLVEIVNGKVVPYPSAAYQKNGAKPSDAKFDAMLGLIFDKNNRLWVTDMGLELGKSRLWAFDISKNKVVEKIELPEAVAPKGTFTQDVAIDEKNGFAYLADIANPGIIVLNLKTKKVRRFSGHLSLQAEDKDMIIDGKVTYFGGKSARVAIDPITLSNDRETIFFGAMNGTSWYSVPARLFREEKSDAEISNAIKKIGNKPFSDGALTDEAGNHYFTNLQEHAITKLDTAGKLTTIVQDAQKLQWPDNVYKGPDGWMYISVNQLNSTPAFTGADDQGKPPYYIYRFKH from the coding sequence ATGACAAAATTTAAACTAGCAATCTCTACAATGATTTTGCTCGCTACTGCTATGACAGCACAGCAGACAAAAGAAATCCAGCATCTAAAATTCGATAACTTGGGATGGGAACAACTGGGTGATAAATTACAACGCAAATATGTATATGGAGAACAAGGCATGCTCGCACTGTTTAAGATGGACAAGGGAGCCAAAGTACCGCTGCATCAGCATCCAAATGAACAAACCACTTACATTACAAAAGGCAGTGTGAAAGTAAGCATGCAGGGTAAAGATTATATTGTGAGTGCCGGTGAGGTTTTGATTATTCCGGGCAATATACCCCATCAGTTCGAATGTTTGGAAGACGGAACATTAGATATTGATTTTTTTGCACCGCCACGCAAAGACTGGATTGAAGGAACTGCCAGTTATTTTGGAAACACAGACAAGACGGCAACTGCACTTGAAGTGGTTGCAGCCATGGACATACGCCCGGGTGATGTGGCCGTATCGGCTGAGGGTCGGGTTTTTGCTACCATACATCCACTGGGAAGCCAAAAAATGCAATTGGTTGAGATAGTCAACGGAAAGGTCGTTCCGTATCCCTCTGCCGCTTATCAGAAGAATGGTGCAAAACCAAGCGATGCTAAATTTGATGCAATGCTGGGATTAATCTTTGATAAAAACAATCGACTTTGGGTAACTGATATGGGACTTGAACTCGGAAAATCCAGACTTTGGGCCTTTGACATCAGTAAAAATAAGGTAGTGGAAAAAATTGAACTGCCTGAAGCAGTGGCTCCAAAAGGCACTTTTACACAAGACGTTGCTATTGACGAGAAGAATGGTTTTGCTTATCTGGCGGATATTGCCAATCCGGGAATCATTGTATTGAATTTGAAAACAAAAAAAGTACGTCGATTTAGCGGGCACCTTTCTTTACAAGCAGAAGATAAAGACATGATTATTGATGGAAAAGTGACCTATTTTGGAGGGAAATCGGCTCGTGTTGCTATTGATCCCATTACACTTTCGAATGACAGAGAAACCATCTTTTTTGGAGCAATGAATGGTACTTCATGGTATAGTGTACCAGCCAGATTGTTCAGAGAAGAAAAAAGTGATGCCGAAATTAGTAATGCCATCAAAAAAATAGGCAACAAACCTTTTAGTGACGGTGCTTTGACAGACGAAGCAGGAAATCATTACTTTACCAATCTCCAGGAACATGCCATAACAAAATTGGATACTGCGGGTAAATTGACTACTATTGTACAAGATGCTCAAAAATTGCAGTGGCCGGATAATGTTTATAAAGGTCCGGATGGTTGGATGTATATTTCGGTAAATCAGCTTAATAGTACTCCTGCCTTTACTGGCGCCGATGATCAGGGAAAACCACCTTATTACATTTATCGTTTTAAGCATTAA
- a CDS encoding acetolactate decarboxylase translates to MRNNTTGLTAFFIATLGLLSVKAQVHEEKPLFHYSVMDALRNGVYTGELTIGELAKKGNFGIGTYNYLDGEMIVLDGVFYRVDASGLIGIAANSRKIPFGSVAFFKADTTFELNNIKDIEKLQNEVIKRLPSVNKPYAVHIECEFENITVGGARRLDENETTGLAELMKTRPLYPKEHISGTMVGFYNPPYFSAIDLSPFHFHFISRDRKYGGHLMSGKLTTATIKVSIDEKPGCEIILPQQSKAFNKPWTKQNGVKSSY, encoded by the coding sequence ATGAGAAATAATACCACCGGATTGACCGCTTTTTTTATTGCTACATTAGGTTTGTTATCTGTAAAAGCACAGGTTCATGAAGAGAAACCGCTTTTTCATTACTCGGTTATGGATGCGCTTCGCAATGGTGTTTATACAGGTGAACTTACGATTGGAGAACTCGCCAAAAAAGGGAATTTCGGAATTGGGACTTACAATTATTTAGACGGTGAAATGATCGTACTCGATGGTGTTTTTTATCGGGTAGATGCTTCCGGACTGATCGGGATTGCAGCAAACAGCCGTAAAATACCGTTTGGCTCTGTCGCTTTCTTTAAAGCCGATACAACATTTGAACTCAACAATATAAAAGACATCGAAAAACTCCAGAATGAAGTGATAAAAAGACTCCCTTCTGTCAATAAACCTTATGCCGTTCATATCGAATGTGAATTTGAAAACATTACAGTCGGTGGCGCCAGGCGTCTCGATGAAAATGAGACTACCGGGCTGGCCGAACTCATGAAGACAAGGCCTTTGTATCCAAAAGAACATATTTCGGGCACTATGGTTGGTTTTTACAATCCGCCTTATTTCTCCGCTATCGATTTATCTCCGTTTCATTTTCATTTTATCTCCAGAGATCGTAAGTATGGTGGACATCTAATGTCTGGAAAATTAACTACAGCAACAATAAAAGTCAGCATAGACGAAAAACCGGGTTGTGAGATTATTTTGCCGCAGCAGAGCAAAGCCTTTAACAAACCCTGGACAAAGCAAAACGGCGTTAAAAGCTCTTATTAA
- a CDS encoding nucleoside permease, with amino-acid sequence MGIKNRLIIMSFLQFFVWGAWLITIGNYWFGTKNWEGTQFGLVFGTMGIASLFMPTLTGIIADRWINAEKLYGALHIVYAVVLFGIAHVTTPDNFIYVMFIAMCCYMPTIALSNSISYTSLKLNNKNIVKDFPPIRVWGTIGFIAAMWITNLSGSKATEYQFYIAGVGALILGIYAFTLPKCEPQRLTKEDASMVETLGLEAFKLFGNYKMALFFVFSMFLGGALQLTNAYGDVFLDEFKHFPKYADSFVIQYSTIIMSISQVSETLFILAIPFFLRRFGIKQVMLISMLAWVLRFGLFGFGDPVGGLWMIILSCIVYGMAFDFFNISGSLFVESNTDSKIRSSAQGLFMMMTNGVGAVLGSLTSGWAIDRFFTKSFTNTTELAGFLQTESTNSRMLEFVKGQGNSISTDGIFTNPILMKDWHNIWLSFAAYALVIAIAFAILFKHKHDPKEIENLSH; translated from the coding sequence ATGGGAATTAAAAATAGGTTGATTATAATGAGCTTTCTTCAATTTTTTGTTTGGGGAGCCTGGCTTATAACAATTGGAAATTATTGGTTTGGAACTAAAAATTGGGAAGGAACCCAATTTGGTCTTGTTTTCGGAACCATGGGAATTGCTTCTTTATTCATGCCCACTTTAACCGGAATTATTGCAGACAGATGGATTAATGCAGAAAAACTGTATGGAGCCCTGCACATTGTCTATGCAGTTGTTTTATTTGGTATTGCACATGTTACGACACCGGATAATTTTATATACGTTATGTTTATCGCAATGTGTTGCTACATGCCTACAATTGCTTTGAGTAACTCTATTTCGTATACTTCGCTTAAACTAAACAATAAAAACATAGTAAAAGATTTTCCACCAATCCGTGTTTGGGGAACTATTGGTTTTATTGCTGCCATGTGGATCACTAATTTAAGTGGAAGCAAAGCAACAGAATACCAGTTTTATATCGCCGGAGTTGGTGCATTAATTCTTGGAATATATGCTTTTACATTGCCTAAATGTGAGCCTCAGCGTCTGACTAAAGAAGATGCTTCAATGGTAGAAACTTTAGGATTGGAAGCCTTTAAATTATTTGGAAACTATAAAATGGCTTTGTTCTTTGTATTCTCTATGTTTTTAGGAGGTGCTTTGCAATTGACCAATGCTTACGGAGACGTATTTTTAGACGAATTCAAACATTTCCCTAAATATGCCGATTCTTTTGTAATCCAATATTCGACGATCATCATGTCGATCTCTCAGGTTTCTGAAACCTTATTTATTTTGGCAATACCGTTTTTCTTAAGACGTTTCGGAATCAAACAGGTAATGTTGATCAGCATGCTGGCTTGGGTACTGCGTTTTGGATTATTTGGATTTGGAGATCCTGTAGGTGGTTTATGGATGATTATTTTATCGTGTATCGTTTACGGAATGGCATTTGATTTCTTTAACATCTCAGGTTCTTTATTCGTTGAAAGCAATACCGATTCAAAAATACGTTCGTCTGCGCAGGGATTATTCATGATGATGACCAATGGTGTAGGTGCCGTTCTGGGAAGTTTGACTTCCGGTTGGGCTATTGATCGTTTCTTTACCAAATCATTCACAAATACTACTGAGTTAGCCGGATTTTTACAAACCGAAAGCACAAATTCAAGAATGCTGGAATTTGTGAAAGGACAAGGCAATTCGATTTCGACTGACGGAATTTTTACAAATCCAATTTTAATGAAAGACTGGCATAATATATGGCTGTCATTTGCAGCATATGCCTTAGTAATTGCGATTGCTTTTGCTATTTTATTCAAACACAAACATGACCCAAAAGAAATAGAAAATTTGAGTCATTAA
- the cmk gene encoding (d)CMP kinase — protein sequence MKKITIAIDGFSSTGKSTLAKQLAKELEYVYVDTGAMYRAVAYFAMQHQLIASDFFDKAALITALPNIQLEFKFNPDLGFAEMYLNGENVEKQIRTIEVSSFVSKVAEVSEVRSKLVEQQQEMGKNKAIVMDGRDIGTVVFPNAELKIFMTASAETRAQRRFDELQQKGDNVSYEDVLKNVVERDYIDTHREDSPLIIADDAIEIDNSYLNREEQFDAVLELVKDVVKTV from the coding sequence TTGAAAAAAATTACCATTGCAATTGATGGATTCTCCTCAACAGGAAAGAGCACTTTGGCCAAACAATTAGCGAAAGAGTTAGAATATGTTTATGTAGATACCGGAGCAATGTACCGGGCGGTGGCTTACTTTGCCATGCAGCATCAGCTTATTGCATCAGATTTTTTTGATAAAGCAGCTCTTATAACAGCTTTGCCTAACATTCAGTTAGAGTTTAAATTTAATCCTGATCTGGGTTTTGCCGAAATGTATCTCAATGGTGAAAATGTAGAGAAACAAATCAGAACCATCGAGGTTTCCAGCTTTGTGAGTAAAGTAGCCGAGGTTTCCGAAGTGCGTTCTAAACTAGTCGAGCAGCAACAGGAAATGGGAAAAAACAAAGCGATAGTGATGGACGGAAGAGACATTGGTACCGTAGTTTTTCCTAATGCCGAACTTAAAATTTTCATGACTGCCAGTGCCGAAACCCGTGCACAAAGACGTTTCGATGAATTACAGCAGAAAGGCGATAACGTTTCTTATGAAGACGTGCTGAAAAATGTAGTCGAAAGAGATTATATCGATACACACCGCGAAGATTCCCCTTTAATCATTGCCGATGATGCGATAGAAATAGATAATTCTTACTTAAACAGGGAAGAACAGTTTGATGCAGTTCTCGAATTAGTAAAGGATGTTGTTAAAACAGTTTAA
- a CDS encoding murein L,D-transpeptidase catalytic domain family protein, producing the protein MKKILFIFLVVLLIFVGYKIVRKDSKAPPVVAKTIDTQKINEVRDIIKSNPKYNDRFAFFIDMKIPSGKNRFFVYDLKTNKIIDKGLVAHGLGSETKTKGKLKFSNIPNSLSTSLGKYTVGEHYNGKFGKAYKLYGLDATNSNAFDRDIVFHYYFDVPYEEQKGYICNSYGCPMVNKKYFERVAKIIDNSGSDIVMSIYY; encoded by the coding sequence ATGAAGAAAATCCTTTTTATTTTTCTTGTGGTACTCCTGATTTTTGTGGGGTATAAGATAGTCAGAAAAGACAGTAAAGCTCCTCCAGTAGTAGCAAAAACAATTGATACCCAAAAAATCAATGAAGTCCGCGATATCATAAAAAGCAATCCAAAATACAACGACAGATTTGCCTTTTTTATCGATATGAAAATACCTTCCGGTAAAAATCGTTTTTTTGTATACGATCTAAAAACCAACAAAATTATTGACAAAGGTTTAGTAGCTCATGGTTTGGGGTCTGAGACCAAAACAAAAGGCAAACTAAAATTTAGTAATATTCCCAATTCACTCAGTACTTCATTAGGGAAATATACTGTTGGTGAGCATTATAACGGAAAGTTTGGCAAAGCCTATAAATTATACGGATTGGATGCTACAAATTCGAATGCATTTGATCGAGATATTGTTTTTCATTATTATTTTGATGTTCCGTATGAAGAGCAAAAAGGATATATTTGCAACAGTTATGGATGCCCGATGGTGAACAAAAAGTATTTTGAAAGAGTAGCAAAAATAATAGACAATTCCGGATCCGATATTGTGATGAGTATTTACTATTAA
- a CDS encoding murein L,D-transpeptidase catalytic domain family protein: MKILSLFLFLTVGVLTGAKHYYKNETTISSMEVERMNTRVSEIKNMISIDSKYNTKIAFFVDMRIPSGKNRFFVYDLANNKIIDQGLVAHGSGSETGIKGSLRFSNTPNSNCTALGRYVIQKCYKGIFGKAYKLNGLDETNNNALKRAIVLHYYSAVPYEEQDYYISNSHGCPMVNEQFFKRLEKYIDCSKSNIILDVYY; encoded by the coding sequence ATGAAAATACTTAGTTTGTTTTTGTTTTTAACCGTAGGCGTTTTAACGGGTGCGAAACACTACTATAAAAATGAGACTACTATTTCCAGCATGGAAGTAGAGCGCATGAATACCAGAGTAAGCGAAATTAAAAACATGATTAGTATTGACTCTAAGTACAATACTAAAATTGCTTTTTTTGTTGATATGAGAATACCATCAGGTAAAAATCGTTTTTTTGTTTACGATCTGGCAAACAACAAAATCATAGATCAGGGCCTTGTAGCACATGGCTCGGGATCTGAAACCGGTATAAAAGGAAGTCTGAGATTCAGTAATACCCCTAATTCCAATTGTACTGCATTGGGACGTTATGTGATTCAAAAATGTTACAAAGGAATTTTTGGCAAAGCCTATAAATTAAACGGTCTGGATGAAACCAATAACAATGCTTTAAAAAGAGCGATTGTATTGCATTATTACTCAGCAGTTCCTTATGAAGAACAGGACTATTACATCAGCAACAGTCACGGCTGTCCAATGGTAAACGAGCAATTCTTCAAACGACTTGAAAAATATATCGATTGTTCTAAGTCAAATATCATTCTCGATGTTTATTATTAG